Proteins found in one Quercus robur chromosome 2, dhQueRobu3.1, whole genome shotgun sequence genomic segment:
- the LOC126695016 gene encoding uncharacterized protein LOC126695016: MPAEVELMRVGVHQIRVGPSWIDSIVAFLKEGTLPVEKGEAEKIRIKLPHFWLSKEQKLYKCSFSGSYLLCVHPEAVEPLLEELHEGIYGSHTGGRSLSHRALTQGYWWPSIQKETQDYVRKCDQCQRFGIPYTLISDNGLQFDSKTFRRYCGELGIMNRYSTPAYPQRNWQAETVNKVIVNGLKKRLDEAKGRWVDELPHILWAYQTTPRQTTGETLFSMTYGSKAVIHLETRFLTLRTCLFDQDINDQSL, encoded by the exons ATGCCTGCTGAGGTGGAATTGATGAGGGTTGGAGTACACCAAATAAGGGTCGGTCCAAGTTGGATAGATTCCATAGTTGCATTCTTGAAGGAAGGAACGTTACCCGTTGAGAAGGGAGAGGCAGAGAAAATACGAATAAAACTTCCCCACTTTTGGCTGTCCAAGGAGCAGAAATTGTATAAGTGCTCTTTTTCAGGGTCGTATTTACTTTGCGTTCACCCTGAAGCAGTGGAACCACTGCTGGAGGAATTGCATGAAGGCATCTATGGTAGTCATACAGGAGGAAGGTCGTTATCACATAGGGCCCTTACTCAGGGTTATTGGTGGCCGAGCAttcaaaaagaaacacaagattATGTTAGGAAGTGTGATCAGTGCCAAAG ATTTGGGATTCCATACACCCTTATCTCGGATAATGGGctccaatttgatagcaagaCTTTCAGGAGGTATTGTGGGGAGTTAGGTATCATGAATAGATACTCAACCCCGGCTTATCCACAAAGGAATTGGCAAGCTGAGACAGTTAATAAGGTTATAGTTAATGGgctgaagaagaggttggatgaaGCTAAGGGCAGGTGGGTCGACGAGCTCCCACATATTCTTTGGGCATATCAAACTACTCCTCGTCAGACAACTGGGGAAACTCTGTTTTCCATGACCTATGGTTCCAAGGCAGTAATCCATTTAGAGACAAGATTTTTGACACTAAGGACATGTCTATTCGACCAAGACATAAATGATCAGTCACTTTGA
- the LOC126695025 gene encoding uncharacterized protein LOC126695025, with amino-acid sequence MVEMLLKAQKYMNVENALAAIKDTERPGDKVKREDDRRGQKRDRPERRNNDGNRRKDDKNPRTVKFTPLVMPVDKIFMQIKDEHYLKWPRPLHSSPNLRDKSKDLKEQIEELIRKGKLQKYVKKGKYSKFRDDSRTQRESFTRDDDHPSQPPRKVIGEINMITGGPFSGGSFKSLKKAYHRQVNSVHTMPPSKHRRTYQDMSFTEGDARGVKQPHNDPLVIVLNIKGFNTKRILVDNGSSADIIYFPAFQQLRLDLKRLHPFDSPLVSFSGDRVYPRGIVTLTVTAGTYSLQLTKQVDLLVVDCPSSYNVIIGRPILNKWKAATSTYCLKVKFPTDNGVGEVKGDQVLAKECYQAVLAGKENHTWTIEEKEEDGMETLETVELVEGNTGKTTKIGTTLSPEMRTRLIKFFKENLDVFAWSHEDMPYISPEVIQHRLNVDPSKKPVQQRRRTFAPERDQAVAEEVTKLLTAGFIREVYYPEWLANVVLVKKANGKWRMCVDFTDLNKACPKDSFPLPRIDQLVDSTAGHKLLTFMDAFSGYNQIKMAEEDQERTAFITSQGLYCYKVMPFGLKNAGATYQRMVNKMFSQQIGRNMEVYVDDMLVKSKEELTHLDDLEETFATLKKHQMKLNPSKCAFGVVSGKFLRFMVSQRGIEANPEKVRAIIDMASPKIVKDTDECEAAFQELKQYLSSPPFLSPSKEGENLYLYLAVSASAVSAALIREEGKKQFPVYYISQALQEAESRYPRIEKIAFALIVASRKLRQYFQSNPILLMTDQPIKKSMSQPEATRRMVQWAIELSQFDIEYHPRTAIKAQALADFIAEFTSPDEDMITDEADKLIIQTDGSSAQTKGGVRVIITTPDGEVLKYGVQLRFPATNNEAEYEGILTGLRLGKALDAKNLLIQSDSKLVIGQIRGEYEAKEERMQKYLKLARQLAQEFNTVEFIQIPRSQNLRADEVSKLVSSKEEGTGTDLAMEVQKHPSIDEVATFAIQSTDTWMTPIMSFLQDRHLPQNTEEARKIKKRAARFTILNDVLYKKGFSMPYLKCVDEEEAKYILEEVDAAEIVRRCDKCQRYGNVQRLPAEKMTTIASPWPFAQWGIDIVGPLPQEVIATITEARIQNFVWKNIICRFGIPSTIISDNGRQFNSQGFREFCSSLGIKNQFSSPGHPQANGQTEVTNRTLLKIIKTKLDEAKGVWPEELPNVLWAYRTTARTPTGETPFKLTYGTEAVIPVEVGVTSVRRGTFTEGLNDDELRLNLDCLDEVRDNASTRMTKYQKKMAEYYNKRVKLMRLDIGDLVLRKITAATKDPTQGKLGPT; translated from the exons ATGGTGgagatgctcctgaaggcacaAAAGTACATGAACGTGGAAAATGCCCTGGCTGCCATAAAAGATACCGAGAGGCCAGGAGACAAGGTCAAGAGGGAAGATGACCGTAGGGGGCAAAAGCGAGACAGACCAGAACGTCGGAACAATGACGGGAATAGGAGGAAGGACGATAAAAATCCTCGGACGGTAAAATTTACTCccttggttatgcctgttgacaagattttcatgcagatcaaggacgagcacTACCTCAAATGGCCCAGGCCATTACACTCATCCCCCAACTTACGTGACAAGAGCAA AGACCTGAAGGAGCAAATAGAGGAATTAATACGGAAAGGGAAGTTGCAGAAGTatgtaaagaaaggaaaatatagCAAGTTCAGAGACGACAGCAGGACCCAGCGTGAATCCTTCACTCGGGATGACGACCATCCGTCACAGCCTCCACGTAaggtgatcggggagataaacaTGATCACAGGAGGACCATTCTCAGGGGGTTCATTCAAATCACTCAAAAAGGCATACCATAGACAGGTGAACAGCGTCCACACCATGCCTCCATCCAAGCACCGACGAACATACCAAGACATGTCCTTCACTGAAGGAGACGCCAGGGGAGTAAAGCAGCCCCACAACGATCCCCTGGTCATAGTGCTGAATATAAAAGGGTTCAATACCAAAAGGATCCTTGTTGATAACGGGAGCTCAGCGGATATCATCTACTTCCCGGCCTTCCAACAGCTGAGATTAGATCTAAAAAGGCTTCACCCTTTTGACTCTCCACTCGTtagtttcagtggagacagggtATACCCTAGGGGTATAGTGACACTGACAGTGACGGCAGGGACCTACTCATTACAGTTAACCAAACAAGTAGACTTGCTGGTGGTAGATTGTCCCtcatcctacaatgtcatcattgggagaCCCATcctcaacaagtggaaggcggcaacGTCAACCTACTGTTTGAAGGTAAAGTTCCCAACGGACAACGGCGTGGGTGAAGTTAAAGGTGATCAAGTTCTGGCAAAGGAATGCTATCAGGCCGTACTGGCAGGAAAGGAAAACCACACGTGGACgattgaagaaaaagaggaagacggGATGGAGACCTTGGAAACAGTGGAATTGGTAGAAGGAAATACGGGCAAAACGACCAAGATAGGGACGACGCTAAGCCCCGAGATGAGAACAAGACTCATAAAGTTCTTTAAAGAGAATCtagatgtctttgcatggagtcacgaggacatgccatACATATCTCCAGAAGTTATCCAGCATAGGCTGAATGTGGATCCCAGCAAGAAGCCCGTTCAACAACGACGAAGAACCTTCGCCCCAGAGCGAGATCAGGCAGTTGCGGAGGAAGTAACCAAACTCTTGACGGCTGGATTCATCCGGGAAGTATATTATCCTGAGTGGCTCGCCAACGTCGTCCTggtaaagaaagcaaacggaaagtggagaatgtgtgtagacttcaccgatctgaacaaagcatgcccaaaggacagcttccctctaccaaggATAGACCAGCTCGTGGACTCCACCGCCGGACACAAGTTGCTgacgttcatggacgccttctcagggtacaaccagataaagatggctgaagaagaccagGAGAGGACAGCCTTCATCACAAGTCAAGGACTCTActgttacaaggtgatgccttttgggctAAAAAATGCTGGAGCTACGTATCAGAGAATggtaaacaaaatgttcagccaACAGATTGGCAGGAACATGGAGGTGTATGTGGACGATATGCTCGTTAAGAGCAAGGAAGAGCTCACACATCTGGACGACTTAGAGGAAACTTTTGCAACCTTAAAAAAACAccagatgaagttgaatccaaGCAAGTGTGCCTTTGGGGTAGTTTCGGGGAAGTTCTTgagattcatggtgtcccaaagaggaatagaagcaaatCCAGAGAAAGTACGAGCTATCATTGACATGGCCTCACCCAAAATCGTCAAGGAT ACCGACGAGTGCGAAGCGGCATTCCAAGAGCTGAAGCAATACCTGAGCAGTCCTCCTTTCCTAAGCCCGTCCAAAGAAGGAGAAAACCTGTACCTGTACCTGGCGGTGTCAGCCTCGGCAGTAAGTGCAGCTCTGATTAGAGAAGAGGGCAAGAAGCAATTCCCGGTCTACTACATCAGCCAAGCTCTCCAAGAGGCTGAGTCCAGATACCCAAGGATCGAAAAGATTGCGTTTGCACTGATAGTGGCCTCGCGCAAGCTCAGGCAATATTTCCAGTCAAATCCTATTCTCTTAATGACGGACCAACCAATCAAGAAGTCAATGAGCCAGCCAGAAGCAACAAGGAGAATGGTCCAGTGGGCAATTGAACTTAGtcaatttgacatcgagtaccatccCAGGACAGCGATCAAGGCACAAGCTCTGGCGGACTTCATCGCCGAATTCACGTCCCCTGACGAAGACATGATTACCGACGAAGCAGATAAACTAATAATACAGActgatggttcgtcagcccaaaCGAAGGGGGGAGTGAGGGTCATCATAACCACCCCCGACGGAGAAGTGCTGAAATATGGGGTCCAACTAAGGTTCCCAGCCACcaacaacgaagccgaatacgaaggaATACTGACGGGACTGAGGCTTGGGAAAGCACTTGATGCCAAGAACTTGTTGATCCAAAGTGATTCAAAGCTAGTGATTGGACAGATCAGGGGAGAATACGaggcaaaagaagaaagaatgcagAAGTACCTCAAGTTGGCAAGACAACTAGCTCAAGAGTTCAATACAGTGGAGTTCATACAAATCCCAAGAAGTCAGAATTTGAGGGCTGACGAAGTTTCAAAGCTAGTGTCATCAAAGGAAGAAGGGACTGGCACGGACCTGGCGATGGAAGTCCAAAAACACCCTAGTATCGACGAAGTTGCAACCTTCGCCATCCAGAGCACTGATACTTGGATGACGCCCATAATGTCCTTCCTCCAGGACAGGCACCTACCTCAAAACACCGAAGAAGCCAGAAAGATCAAGAAGAGGGCAGCCAGATTCACGATCCTGAATGACGTCTTGTACAAGAAAGGCTTCTCTATGCCCTACTTGAAGTGCGTCGACGAGGAAGAGGCCAAATACATTTTGGAGGAG gtaGACGCTGCTGAGATCGTCAGGAGgtgcgacaaatgccaacgaTACGGGAATGTGCAGCGGCTTCCAGCAGAGAAAATGACGACCATAGCTTCCccatggccatttgcacaatggggaatcGATATCGTCGGTCCTCTGCCtcaag aggtCATAGCAACGATCACGGAGGCTCGGATCCAGAactttgtgtggaagaacataatttgcaggttcgggattcccTCGACGATCATATCAGACAATGGAAGGCAGTTCAACAGTCAAGGCTTCAGGGAATTCTGCTCAAGCCTTGGGATCAAAAATCAGTTCTCATCTCCAGGGCACCCTCAGGCGAATGGACAGACAGAAGTGACGAACAGGACACTGctgaaaattatcaaaaccaaGCTGGACGAAGCAAAAGGTGTCTGGCCAGAAGAACTACCCAATGTCCTGTGGGCCTACAGAACCACGGCCAGAaccccgacaggagagacacccttcaAGCTTACCTATGGCACAGAAGCAGTAATCCCAGTAGAGGTTGGGGTAACTAGCGTCAGGCGAGGAACTTTCACAGAAGGACTCAATGACGACGAATTGCGACTCAACCTGGACTGCCTGGACGAAGTAAGAGACAACGCATCTACTAGGATGACAAAGTATCAAAAAAAGATGGCCGAGTATTACAACAAAAGGGTCAAACTCATGCGACTGGACATAGGGGACCTCGTCCTACGTAAGATCACCGcagcaactaaagaccctactCAAGGAAAATTGGGCCCTACGTAG